A region of the Bacillota bacterium genome:
CCGCCGTGGCGCCGAGGGGATAATCCCGTACGGGCTCCTCCTCCACGAAGACGCCCGGGAGCGACGCCCGGTGCTCCTCGATGGCAATCAACTGGTCCAGCTTCATGTCTCGGACCAGCCGGACCGGCTCGAAGCTGTACCGGCGCGCGGCCGACTCCCAGGCCTCCTGCAGTTTGGCCTCCGGCACGCGCAGGAGCCTGGCCAGTTCCGGGAAGAGTTGCTGAGGGGCGTTCGGCACGGCCTCAGGCAGCACGGAGAGCGTGAACGAGAGGCGGTTGCGCGCGATCTCACGGCCTTCCCGGTCCAAGATGCGCCCGCGCGGCGCCGTTACGGGCACCACCCGGAGGTGGTTGCGGTCGGCCATGGCCGCATAGTCGGAACCGCGAATGATCTGCAAATACCACAGGCGCGCGGCAAGCACGGCGAACACGACCCCCACCGCCACGCCCAGCCGCTGCAGGCGCACGTTCATGCCCTGATCGCGGCGCGACTCGATGGAGACCAGCGTTCGCACCCCTGAAGCGCTCCCTTCCCTCACTCACTTCAGTACCGGTACCGGCCAACCAGTTCCCCAGCGCGCACTTCCAGGTAGACCCAGGTGAACACGGCATAAGCCACGGCGAACAGCGCGCCGGTCAGGAGCATGAACACGACGCCCCGCGCCACGTTCCACAGCGAGATCACCACCGGGACGCCGAACGCAAGCGCCCCCAGCTGAAGCGTCGCCCCGCCGACCACGAGCGCTGTACCAGCAATGACCATCGTTACCCAGAACTCCTCGGCCGGCGTTCTCCCCGTGGCAAAGCTCGCGACCAGCACGGCCGCTGCCCGGGCCGCGGCACCCAGTCCCACCAGGTACCCTCCCACCAGGTCGCACACGAGCCCCGCCCCCAGGGCCAGGGCGACCGCCGTGCGCTTCTGCCCCACCATGGCCAGCGCCAGCGCCACGGCCAGCGTGGTGTCGGGCACGGTCCCAAACGGAGCCACCGCCGGCCATACGACCAGATCCACCAGCAGTGCCGCCGCGGCCACCGCCGCCACAATCCACCGCCGCCTCCGCTCCGGCGGGGGGCCGGGTAACTCGGGCCTCACGCTACCGACCGCCCCTCCTCTGGCCGGGGGCCGGCATCACCACGTAGACGTAGGAGACCCGCGAGATGTCCGCTCCGGGCTCCAGCAACCCTTCGCGGCCAAGCCCCACGGCCCCCGGGCGCACCTCGCGGATCGTTCCCACGTGGACCCCTCTGGGGTAAACGCCTCCGAGCCCGGAGGCGACCACCTGATCGCCGGGCTGGAAGCTCGAGTCGGGTATCAGGGCCTTCACGCGCAGCGTGTGGCCGCTCCCGGTGCCCTCCACCAGCACCAGCTCGCCCGTGCGTACGATGACCCCGCCGGCGGCGCTTCGTGAATCCGTCAGCAAGGCCACGGTGGCGGTGCGGGCAGTGGTGTTGAGCACCTGTCCCACCGCGCCGCCGGGGGCCACCGCCGCCATGCCGGGCTGAACGCCGTCCGCCTGACCCCGGTTGATGACGACCTGCGAGTGCCAGCGGGACGGGTCCCGCCGGATCACGTCCGCCGCCAGGAGGCGGTATCCGGGCAGGTCCGGCAGGCCGAGCTGCCGGCGCAGCTCCCGGTTCTCC
Encoded here:
- the mreC gene encoding rod shape-determining protein MreC, with the protein product MRSRGEGRPHQERATSRRLAPAVWTAGAVLLIITAFLTAQTRSERTALERWIADVLAPANTLVARADRRLTEALDNLARLTSLRRSYEQLLQENERLRLELAMLSGVAAENRELRRQLGLPDLPGYRLLAADVIRRDPSRWHSQVVINRGQADGVQPGMAAVAPGGAVGQVLNTTARTATVALLTDSRSAAGGVIVRTGELVLVEGTGSGHTLRVKALIPDSSFQPGDQVVASGLGGVYPRGVHVGTIREVRPGAVGLGREGLLEPGADISRVSYVYVVMPAPGQRRGGR